Proteins encoded within one genomic window of Megalopta genalis isolate 19385.01 unplaced genomic scaffold, iyMegGena1_principal scaffold0043, whole genome shotgun sequence:
- the LOC117221120 gene encoding uncharacterized protein LOC117221120, which translates to METCDDELKKEVDTIKKLDSRIKVIAEMELEKQRMNISRSKYSEIESEISVKSKIYATRDEIKKIELQIADLGGKHIKALQEEQENLFSEEVFLGISLDDLIQKSEEAKRHLTETIEKYDRRRKENSETEKMIYSNILADGSGLPSECEKSNCQAMLKELREEVWKFES; encoded by the exons ATGGAAACTTGCGATGATGAACTAAAGAAAGAAGTTGACACGATAAAAAAG TTAGACTCAAGGATTAAAGTAATTGCTGAAATGGAATTGGAAAAACAAAGGATGAATATATCGCGTAGCAAATATTCGGAAATTGAGTCTGAAATAAGTGTGAAAAGTAAAATATATGCGACAAGAGATGAGATCAAGAAAATCGAATTGCAGATAGCAGATTTAGGTGGTAAACATATAAAGGCActacaggaagaacaagaaaacTTGTTCTCAGAAGAAGTTTTTTTAGGAATCTCGCTGGACGATCTGATCCAGAAATCGGAAGAAGCCAAAAGACATTTAACCGAAACTATAGAAAAATACGACCGAAGGAGGAAAGAAAATTCGGAGACAGAGAAGATGATTTATAGCAACATATTGGCAGACGGATCAGGCCTGCCATCAGAG TGTGAGAAGAGCAACTGTCAGGCAATGCTAAAGGAACTGAGAGAAGAAGTTTGGAAGTTTGAAAGTTGA